Proteins encoded together in one Solanum lycopersicum chromosome 7, SLM_r2.1 window:
- the LOC101248500 gene encoding protein VTE6, chloroplastic: MAFSTLSIPRLPLLLHIQRPKFSFLTSKLQTPFDQFPHLSTLNPRHHRRSSMKAQASVSDLGIVERAIQLIQSSPPTWQSALLSNIIIFSLGSPLLVTGLSLSGIAAAFLLGTLTWRAFGSSGFLLVATYFVIGTAATKVKMAQKEAQGVAEKRKGRRGPGSVIGSSAAGCVCAFLSINGVGGEAFTRLWELAFVASFCTKLSDTVSSEIGKAYGKTTYLVTSFKVVPRGTEGAVSAEGTLAGLLASVLLAFVGYLKGQINVPGAAICVVAAQIANFGESLIGASLQEKEGFRWLNNDVVNVINISLGSILAVLMQKIILQS, from the exons ATGGctttttcaactctttcaatacCAAGACTTCCATTACTTCTCCATATTCAAAGACcaaagttttcatttttaacCTCAAAACTCCAAACCCCATTTGACCAATTTCCTCATTTGTCAACTTTAAACCCTAGACATCATCGAAGATCATCAATGAAAGCACAAGCATCAGTGTCTGATCTTGGAATTGTCGAAAGAGCAATTCAATTGATTCAATCTTCACCACCCACGTGGCAATCTGCTTTGCTGAgtaatattatcattttttctttgggTTCTCCACTTTTAGTTACTGGATTGTCACTTTCTGGTATTGCGGCTGCTTTCTTGCTTGGTACACTTACTTGGAGAGCTTTTGGTTCCTCTGGGTTTCTTCTTGTTGCCACATATTTTGTTATT GGCACAGCTGCGACTAAGGTGAAAATGGCTCAGAAAGAGGCTCAAGGGGTTGCAGAGAAGAGGAAAGGAAGGAGAGGACCTGGAAGCGTGATAGGCTCTAGTGCAGCCGGTTGTGTTTGTGCATTCTTATCAATTAATGGTGTTGGTGGGGAGGCATTTACTCGCCTGTGGGAACTTGCATTTGTAGCCAGTTTCTGTACCAAGTTGAGTGATACTGTCTCGAGCGAGATAGGAAAGGCATATGGTAAAACTAC GTATCTTGTCACCTCATTCAAGGTAGTGCCTCGGGGTACTGAAGGGGCTGTGAGTGCTGAGGGAACCTTAGCTGGGCTTCTTGCTTCAGTTCTCCTTGCTTTTGTTGGTTATCTAAAGGGTCAG attaaCGTACCTGGGGCTGCAATATGTGTAGTAGCCGCCCAGATAGCAAACTTTGGTGAAAGTCTAATAGGCGCTTCACTTCAAGAGAAAGAAGGATTTCGTTGG CTCAACAATGACGTTGTCAACGTCATAAACATATCCTTGGGAAGTATCTTGGCAGTCCTAATGCAGAAAATAATACTCCAAAGCTAG